The following coding sequences lie in one Leishmania panamensis strain MHOM/PA/94/PSC-1 chromosome 19 sequence genomic window:
- a CDS encoding SNARE protein, putative (TriTrypDB/GeneDB-style sysID: LpmP.19.0740), with amino-acid sequence MTAVADASGTVEGELRQAKETLKTLSTLAEQAERGATVDYDLSQKLMREVTDRVRPLAQGTLHGLTGTTAVPSSRATLHARAGAGSSQNVTPLQRRRAEQVLSEVKLIEATLHRYTKKTQQQATYVSSLKSLLGNGAETHRQDYEAMDHLEREKKSLQYARQRMQAMESESREVLAALQDQGRRLGGVGNKLSNLLETLGVSNTTILQIVRRNEADAWLVYGGIALLLFFLWYIW; translated from the coding sequence ATGACAGCGGTGGCTGACGCGAGCGGCACCGTGGAGGGGGAACTCCGGCAAGCCAAGGAAACCCTGAAAACCCTTAGCACGCTTGCCGAGCAAGCCGAGCGCGGCGCCACGGTGGACTACGACTTGAGCCAGAAACTAATGCGCGAGGTCACCGACCGCGTGCGTCCTTTGGCACAGGGCACGCTGCACGGCCTcaccggcaccaccgctgtgccCTCCAGCCGCGCCACGCTGCACGCTCGAgccggcgccggcagctCGCAGAACGTTACACCGCTTCAACGGCGACGCGCCGAGCAGGTTCTGTCGGAGGTGAAGTTAATCGAAGCGACACTGCACCGCTACACCAAAaaaacacagcagcaggccaCCTATGTGTCAAGCCTGAAGTCGCTTCTCGGCAACGGCGCCGAGACGCACCGCCAAGACTACGAGGCGATGGACCACCTGGAGCGCGAGAAAAAGAGTCTGCAATACGCTCGGCAGCGCATGCAGGCAATGGAGTCGGAGAGCCGCGAGGTGCTGGCGGCCCTGCAAGACCAAGGCCGCCGACTCGGTGGCGTAGGCAACAAACTGAGCAACTTGCTAGAGACGCTGGGTGTGTCAAACACAACGATTCTGCAGATTGTGCGGCGGAACGAGGCGGATGCGTGGCTGGTATACGGTGGGATCGCACTGCTCCTATTTTTCTTGTGGTACATCTGGTAA
- a CDS encoding hypothetical protein (TriTrypDB/GeneDB-style sysID: LpmP.19.0750) yields the protein MELGQTQRPRAPAEPFKDYEPRHKCTVCCGLRCAAFTGSATFCFSLVCNAFVLGGRVTDGHGWRGFLNRNSLIALPVAAITFTHQVLLSESLWSKNKKTVAQVNTQSTLSNMSLWGLGTALCTTVSRRYLPARSRAYRLALWEYHRTRRGCANPWMPTVFGRVTGDLDWYNVMWTLTLYHLLWGMVSVMLEKEVGAHYAMFYRNGQYSRRCSPRWREWREVEVRRHVDTEQAVAPNRWGTFITNDKWRTRNF from the coding sequence ATGGAACTCGGTCAGACGCAGCGGCCGCGCGCGCCGGCAGAACCATTTAAGGACTACGAGCCGCGCCACAAGTGCACCGTGTGTTGCGgcctccgctgcgccgccttcaccgGCTCAGCCACattctgcttctccctcgTCTGCAATGCATTTGTGCTTGGCGGTCGAGTGACGGACGGACACGGCTGGCGTGGCTTCTTGAATAGAAATTCACTTATCGCTCTGCCTGTCGCTGCCATCACCTTCACTCATCAGGTACTCCTCTCGGAATCGCTGTGGAGCAAGAACAAGAAGACCGTAGCGCAGGTAAACACCCAGTCCACACTCTCGAACATGTCGCTCTGGGGCTTGGGCACAGCGCTGTGCACAACTGTGTCGCGCCGCTACCTGCCAGCGCGTAGCAGGGCCTACCGTCTTGCTCTGTGGGAGTACCACCGGacgcgccgcggctgcgcgaaTCCGTGGATGCCGACGGTGTTCGGTCGTGTGACAGGGGACCTCGACTGGTATAATGTGATGTGGACGCTGACGTTGTACCACCTGCTGTGGGGCATGGTGTCGGTCATGCTAGAGAAGGAGGTAGGCGCGCACTACGCCATGTTCTACCGAAACGGGCAGTACAGCCGACGGTGCTCGCCACGGTGGAGGGAGTGGcgtgaggtggaggtgcgTCGTCATGTGGACACCGAGCAGGCCGTCGCGCCGAACCGATGGGGTACGTTTATCACGAATGATAAGTGGCGCACGCGCAACTTTTGA
- a CDS encoding signal recognition particle protein, putative (TriTrypDB/GeneDB-style sysID: LpmP.19.0760) — protein MSEVLKLEKLLRKQTTSDHVEASRIASTAERILSLEPNHVYAMQCKSVALLHTRRFTAALSVLENLQRQKTPFRNSATFHFHKAYCHYRLMQYAEAKEELREQEQQQNKPMTTAARHLLAQIHYNLEEYAEAAAMYAALVADSAYRDEVEKQELLTNYTASLSACAPEKVAAVVRDEADEKTPDLLFNLATAQVEAHNYEGAQAVLLQAEQLCAATFPKSSLRSLQGALAAGGEVLRAQLGVPLVASTSIGGGSSTEISPERCFFNEVSSNWVQQAYVAFMCHREEDARRVVDLIFTYKPSSAITSAVAAILYTALQRNADFFDSHRKLKAAQHVKVLSRLTSRQLIAVQYNTALLQLSAGALDRCARTVEQMEKTHPNSDLTYSLRLMLAVRELKKKKAVPGNPSSSASSPTRFATDSARNVQECVRNYEAEVMRRQGLGSSEAENQKRHRFMQLITAQLFLEEGDLNQAVETLQALEDSAVAQRPTTVMTMAAWKVQIGDVDAAMALLRERLTATAGGYSAAIKKAVLLWAVRDLAMARGLYTAVGQLLKATQAADASLQKDREVTALLVICLAETDVAAAKRVIGTLDADAAAAMSGAGNSGRPAASEKQIEALVRDNPGVVAMNELGYRRVTAVDQESAAATGGRAVSGGGLPQRRRRPMRRPAKNMEGKPDPERWIPISTRSYIKDLPERRKKELKRLRAIEQEQKRRAAAAAAASQKQRKVEQPQQPQPDEASSAVAAV, from the coding sequence ATGTCCGAGGTGTTGAAGCTGGAAAAACTTCTGCGGAAGCAGACGACGTCCGACCACGTCGAGGCCTCGAGgatcgcctccaccgcggAGCGCATCTTGTCCCTGGAGCCAAACCACGTGTACGCGATGCAGTGCAAGTCTGTCGCCCTGCTCCACACTAGGCGgttcactgctgcgctgagcGTACTGGAAAACCTCCAGCGCCAGAAGACGCCCTTCAGAAACAGCGCAACCTTCCACTTCCACAAGGCGTATTGCCATTACCGCCTCATGCAGTACGCCGAGGCCAAGGAAGAGCTGAGAGAGCaggaacagcagcaaaacaAGCCTATGACCACGGCAGCCCGTCACCTACTGGCTCAGATCCACTACAACCTCGAGGAGTACGCTGAGGCGGCCGCCATGTACGCGGCACTCGTGGCCGACAGCGCCTACCGCGACGAAGTGGAGAAACAGGAGCTGCTCACCAACTACACAGCCTCACTCTCCGCCTGTGCGCCGGAGAAGgttgcggcggtggtgcgtgaTGAAGCGGACGAGAAGACGCCTGACCTGCTCTTTAATCTTGCCACCGCGCAGGTAGAAGCGCACAACTACGAAGGCGCGCAGGCAGTTCTGCTTCAAGCAGAACAGCTatgcgccgccaccttccCGAAGAGCAGTCTGCGCTCTCTGCAGGGCGCGCTTGCTGCCGGCGGTGAGGTGCTGCGGGCACAGCTCGGCGTCCCGCTCGTGGCATCGACCAGCATCGGTGGTGGTAGCTCCACAGAGATCTCGCCGgagcgctgcttcttcaaCGAGGTGAGCAGCAACTGGGTGCAGCAGGCGTATGTCGCCTTCATGTGCCACCGCGAAGAGGACGCGCGCCGCGTTGTTGATCTGATTTTTACATACAAGCCGAGCTCCGCCATCACAagtgctgtcgccgccatcCTGTACACGGCTCTGCAGCGCAACGCTGATTTTTTCGACTCGCACCGCAAGCTCAAGGCGGCCCAGCACGTCAAGGTGCTATCGCGCCTCACCTCGCGGCAGCTCATCGCCGTGCAGTACAACAcagccctgctgcagctgagcgctGGCGCCCTCGACCGCTGCGCCCGCACGGTGGAGCAGATGGAGAAGACACACCCGAACAGCGACCTCACGTACTCGCTGCGCCTTATGCTGGCTGTGCGCGAgctcaagaagaagaaggcggtgcCAGGCAACCCGTCATCGTCCGCCTCGAGCCCCACCAGGTTTGCGACGGACAGCGCGCGCAACGTGCAGGAGTGCGTGCGCAACTACGAAGCAGAGGTTATGCGACGCCAGGGTCTTGGCAGCTCGGAGGCAGAAAACCAGAAGCGCCACCGCTTTATGCAACTCATCACTGCCCAGCTCTTTCTCGAAGAGGGAGACTTGAATCAGGCTGTGGAGACATTGCAAGCGCTGGAGGACtccgcagtggcgcagcgtcCCACGACGGTCATGACGATGGCCGCCTGGAAGGTGCAGATCGGCGATGTCGATGCTgccatggcgctgctgcgcgagcggcTCACTGCCACGGCGGGTGGCTACTCTGCTGCAATAAAAAAGGCAGTATTACTCTGGGCCGTCCGCGACCTCGCCATGGCTCGCGGCCTCTACACCGCTGTGGGGCAGCTGCTCAAAGCGACGCAAGCCGCTGACGCAAGCCTGCAGAAAGACCGAGAagtgacggcgctgctggtcaTCTGCCTTGCCGAGACGGAcgtggctgctgcgaagCGCGTCATTGGCACCCTGGACgcagacgccgctgctgcgatgaGCGGCGCTGGTAACAGTGGTCGTCCCGCAGCGTCGGAGAAGCAGAtcgaggcgctggtgcgcgaTAACCCTGGCGTCGTCGCCATGAACGAGCTTGGCTACCGTCGCGTGACGGCGGTGGACCAGGAaagcgctgccgctactgGGGGCCGCGCCgtcagtggtggtggcctaccacagcgccgtcgccgccccaTGCGCCGCCCTGCGAAGAACATGGAGGGCAAGCCTGATCCAGAGCGATGGATTCCGATTTCGACGCGCTCCTACATTAAGGACCTGCCGGAGCGGCGCaagaaggagctgaagcGGCTGCGCGCGATTGAACAAGAGCAgaagcgccgcgccgccgcagcagcagcggcaagtcAGAAGCAAAGGAAGGTCgagcaaccgcagcagccacagccgGACGAAGCCTCCTCTGCAGTTGCAGCTGTGTAA
- the ABCF2 gene encoding ABC transporter, putative (TriTrypDB/GeneDB-style sysID: LpmP.19.0770) — MGKPKYLKKKQAAAAAADAGSEDGADRDMNDSTAITNGSTTTAENAPAKKTAVGEAEPQSSGAMVSFADPVYRQGVNDILVEKIDISYQGNAILENATLNLVSGHRYGLVGPNGCGKSTLLRVLGCHEIPFPSHVDRYYVSQEVEASDMPALDAVLAVDKERENLEAEMEDLALGDQEDPRVLSRLDDIYKRLDELDADTAAARAGKILFGLGFTKEMQRRPTKAFSGGWRMRISLAQALFINPTVLLLDEPTNHLDIEAVVWLENYLSKFKKTLFMVSHSQDFMNNICTDICHMHLKKLNCYDGNYDQYCTTREEKESNQMKKYQWEQNQIKNMKEYIARFGHGSAKLARQAQSKEKTLAKMTRGGLTDAVVKDSRINFDFPCAGPLPPPMLQFREVSFNYPGRPSLFQNLDLGVNMDSRICLVGPNGAGKTTLTKLMCRELEPTTGYVAKNAHCVMARFHQHFVDQINMDLTPLEWMLQEYPEVTQPPILRSALGRFGVSGKAQMTPMKMLSDGQKSRVVFAWIAYKRPHFIILDEPTNHLDIESIDALADAINSFEGAVVVVSHDLRLLAQIADEIWIVEKGEAKRFNGDIADYKEHVQNEVNRMMQSYAASL; from the coding sequence ATGGGCAAACCAAAGTACCTCAAAAAGAagcaggccgccgccgccgccgcggacgCGGGCTCCGAGGATGGCGCGGACAGGGACATGAACGACAGCACTGCCATCACAAACGGTTCGACGACGACAGCTGAGAACGCGCCTGCCAAGAAGACGGCAGTGGGCGAGGCGGAGCCACAGAGCTCCGGCGCCATGGTGTCCTTTGCCGACCCCGTCTACCGTCAAGGTGTGAACGACATCCTCGTCGAAAAGATTGACATCAGCTACCAGGGCAACGCCATCCTAGAGAACGCGACACTCAACCTGGTGAGCGGGCACCGCTACGGCCTCGTGGGTCCGAACGGGTGCGGCaagtcgacgctgctgcgtgtgctggGCTGCCATGAGATTCCCTTCCCGTCACACGTGGACCGCTACTACGTTTCccaggaggtggaggcgtcCGACATGCCCGCGCTGGACGCCGTGCTCGCCGTCGACAAGGAGCGCGAGAATCTCGaggcggagatggaggaCCTGGCACTCGGCGATCAGGAGGACCCGCGCGTGCTGAGTCGTCTGGATGACATCTACAAGCGACTCGACGAACTCGACGCCGACACGGCGGCCGCGCGCGCTGGCAAGATTCTGTTCGGTCTCGGCTTTACGAAGGAGATGCAGCGACGCCCGACGAAGGCCTTCTCTGGTGGCTGGCGAATGCGCATCTCGCTGGCACAGGCGCTGTTCATCAACCCaactgtgctgctgctggatgaGCCGACGAACCACCTCGATATTGAGGCGGTTGTCTGGCTGGAGAATTACCTCAGCAAGTTCAAGAAAACGCTCTTCATGGTGTCGCACTCGCAGGACTTCATGAATAACATTTGCACCGACATTTGCCACATGCACCTGAAGAAGCTGAACTGCTACGACGGCAACTACGATCAGTACTGCACCACCcgcgaagagaaggagagcaacCAGATGAAGAAGTACCAGTGGGAGCAGAACCAGATCAAGAACATGAAGGAGTACATTGCTCGCTTCGGCCACGGTAGTGCCAAGCTCGCGCGTCAGGCGCAGTCCAAGGAGAAAACGCTGGCGAAGATGACCCGTGGCGGCCTCACAGACGCGGTCGTCAAGGACAGTCGCATCAACTTCGACTTCCCGTGCGCCGGCCCGCTTCCGCCACCAATGCTGCAGTTCCGAGAGGTCTCGTTCAACTACCCGGGCCGCCCGTCCCTCTTCCAGAACCTCGACCTCGGCGTCAACATGGACTCTCGCATATGCCTCGTCGGCCCCAACGGTGCTGGTAAGACGACCCTGACGAAGCTCATGTGCCGCGAGCTGGAACCGACCACCGGGTACGTGGCAAAGAACGCGCACTGCGTGATGGCCCGCTTCCATCAGCACTTTGTGGACCAGATTAATATGGATCTGACACCGCTGGAGTGGATGCTACAGGAATACCCGGAGGTGACACAGCCGCCCATCCTGCGCAGTGCCCTAGGTCGCTTTGGCGTGTCTGGCAAGGCTCAGATGACACCGATGAAGATGCTCTCCGACGGACAGAAGTCGCGTGTGGTGTTCGCGTGGATAGCCTACAAGCGCCCACATTTTATCATCCTCGATGAGCCGACAAACCACCTGGATATCGAGTCCATCGACGCCCTCGCGGACGCCATCAACAGCTTCGAGGGTGCCGTCGTGGTCGTCTCGCACGACCTGCGGCTCCTGGCGCAAATTGCGGATGAAATCTGGATTGTTGAGAAGGGCGAGGCGAAGCGGTTCAATGGCGACATTGCCGACTACAAGGAGCACGTGCAAAATGAGGTGAACCGTATGATGCAGAGCTACGCGGCCTCTTTGTAA
- a CDS encoding hypothetical protein (TriTrypDB/GeneDB-style sysID: LpmP.19.0780) yields MPVHYSEAVELAMAEVCPPRDAWDAADFDPVVYLNSRFPDETSLGALPAFLDEANERLRKAENQLLKAVEQQASNASNAESDLKGAKEAVAQLYVRVSEIKSQASESEEIVKDLCHNICELDVAKTNLTSSINTLRSVQLWMLQLQVLSSSFEKRRFLQTRDALQEALKYSAMFEKMKDIPKVKELNDKQTQLCRQAEYYIRNTVFGELNLETIDENLMAEACALVDLMEEESKKKLRDRFTDKLLESYSLRFKRDTDDAKLERTERRYVFFRGLLERYDNVFKNVFPRHWCVPQELCVTFCLHTKQELDYALREAANKIDVVVLTYVIQKTIDVERDLTQMMTWKDEFAGKRELPVYKYNGMILSAFKKHMGLLVQNEDRLMQEALAQPLIGSGDSLFSCWNSIEEEARSGTYLPIAEDIFVFIKESLKRALRIAQQDVLLEMAEVWRRHLIELAQAISSLLPSPAVNPLERRRACIILNTADLCQSTSQDLGDEVCTRSEAPPREVAFDQVKEAFSSVYTKSIQSILQGLELQLAPMLVDYGNGGFLAKKGTAAYNANSNGAADESKLVRDMTATVHDAFLGCAAVMPPTGLRFLLDKVAATFIPEYGNTLYRLRRLPDDGVSCMRVDAAALEKTFLQLPNYNDPARFAASALTGYMRLVRREFDQLNRALKVLQVDARTDAFIDVYYEVVLPENRSIHNFVRLVELKGLRREDVRAWVATLSKRGVVEATKRDLQREASLGLSTGVSSSASATGAAGSATSIASGVGLNFAALFTRDASASLAPSRLPNTGAAPSPTTGGHFSLSNLVSTIGGGELNNTAVSSDGARATTSREGTTAAVAGNGAAEEDGLGSIFATVARNTATSMNFLNKFKRGEGK; encoded by the coding sequence ATGCCGGTTCACTACAGCGAAGCAGTGGAACTCGCCATGGCGGAGGTGTGTCCACCGCGTGATGCATGGGATGCTGCCGACTTTGACCCAGTGGTCTACCTGAACAGTCGCTTCCCTGACGAGACGAGTCTCGGCGCGCTACCAGCCTTTCTCGACGAGGCGAACGAGCGCCTCCGCAAGGCGGAGAATCAGCTTCTAaaggcggtggagcagcaggcaagcAACGCGTCGAATGCGGAGAGTGACCTAAAGGGGGCCAAGGAGGCGGTAGCGCAGCTTTACGTCCGTGTGTCCGAAATCAAGTCGCAAGCGtcggagagcgaggagatTGTGAAGGATTTGTGCCACAACATCTGCGAGCTCGACGTGGCCAAAACAAACCTCACGTCCAGTATCAACACACTGCGCTCCGTGCAGTTGTGGATGCTCCAACTGCAGgtgctctcctcgtcctttGAAAAGCGCCGCTTCTTACAAACGCGTGATGCCTTGCAGGAGGCTCTCAAGTACTCGGCCATGTTCGAGAAGATGAAGGACATCCCgaaggtgaaggagctgaaTGACAAGCAGACCCAGCTGTGCCGGCAGGCGGAGTACTACATCCGCAATACCGTCTTTGGCGAGCTGAACTTGGAAACAATTGATGAGAACCTGATGGCTGAGGCGTGTGCCTTGGTTGATctcatggaggaggagagcaagaagaagctTCGAGACCGCTTCACTGACAAGCTGCTCGAGTCCTACTCGCTGCGCTTCAAACGCGACACGGACGACGCCAAGCTGGAGCGGACGGAGCGACGCTACGTTTTCTTCCGCGGGCTGCTGGAACGCTACGACAACGTCTTCAAGAACGTCTTCCCGCGGCACTGGTGCGTGCCACAGGAGCTGTGTGTCACCTTCTGCCTGCATACAAAGCAAGAGCTGGACTACGCGCTACGGGAGGCCGCTAATAAAATTGACGTAGTCGTGCTCACATATGTCATTCAAAAGACGATCGACGTCGAGCGCGACCTCACCCAGATGATGACGTGGAAGGACGAGTTTGCCGGCAAGCGGGAGCTGCCGGTGTACAAGTACAACGGCATGATCCTCTCCGCCTTCAAGAAGCACATGGGGCTCCTCGTGCAAAACGAGGACCGCCTCATGCAGGAGGCCCTGGCGCAGCCGCTcatcggcagcggtgactcGTTGTTCTCCTGCTGGAACAGcattgaggaggaggcccgCAGTGGCACGTACCTGCCCATCGCTGAGGACATCTTCGTCTTCATCAAGGAGAGCCTTAAGCGGGCGCTGCGCATTGCGCAGCAGGATGTTCTTCTCGAGATGGCCGAGGTGTGGCGCCGCCATCTTATCGAACTCGCGCAGGCAATTAGCTCGCTCTTGCCCAGCCCGGCCGTCAACCCCCTCGAGCGGCGTCGTGCCTGCATCATCTTGAACACGGCCGACCTGTGCCAGTCCACGAGCCAAGACCTCGGCGATGAAGTGTGcacgcgcagcgaggcgccaccgcgggAGGTGGCGTTTGACCAGGTGAAAGAggccttctcctccgtctACACAAAGTCGATTCAGTCGATCCTGCAGGGACttgagctgcagctggcgccaATGCTCGTGGACTACGGTAACGGCGGTTTCCTTGCCAAAAAGGGCACCGCTGCCTACAACGccaacagcaacggcgcgGCTGATGAGTCGAAGCTTGTGCGTGACATGACTGCCACCGTACACGACGCATTTCTGGGCTGCGCCGCGGTGATGCCGCCCACAGGACTACGTTTTCTTCTCGATAAGGTGGCGGCAACGTTCATCCCGGAGTATGGCAACACGCTCTACCGTCTGCGCAGGCTGCCGGATGATGGTGTCAGCTGTATGCGTGtcgatgcggcggcgctggagaagacaTTCTTGCAGTTGCCCAACTACAACGACCCTGCCCGCTTTGCCGCGTCGGCTCTGACGGGGTACATGCGTCTGGTGCGCAGGGAGTTTGACCAGCTGAACCGCGCTctgaaggtgctgcaggtcgACGCGCGCACCGACGCATTTATCGACGTCTACTACGAAGTTGTTCTGCCGGAGAACCGGTCAATTCACAACTTTGTCCGCCTGGTCGAGCTTAAGGGACTGCGGCGCGAAGATGTGCGGGCGTGGGTGGCCACCCTGTCAAAGCGTGGCGTCGTGGAGGCAACGAAGCGGGACCTCCAACGCGAGGCGTCGCTTGGGCTTTCCACTGGCGTGTCCTCCAGCGCTAGTGCCACCGGGGCAGCAGGGAGTGCCACGTCCATCGCCAGCGGTGTTGGTCTGAACTTTGCGGCGCTCTTCACACGTGATGCATCCGCTTCTCTGGCGCCATCGCGACTCCCCAACAcaggcgcggcgccgtcaccCACCACCGGAGGtcacttttccctctccaaCCTCGTTTCCACCATTGGCGGTGGTGAGTTGAACAACACAGCAGtgagcagcgatggcgcacGAGCGACAACCTCGAGGGAAGGCACGACTGCCGCGGTCGCCGGAAACGGCGccgcggaggaggatggcCTCGGATCCATCTTTGCTACGGTGGCGCGGAACACGGCCACCTCCATGAACTTCTTGAACAAGTTCAAGCGTGGTGAGGGAAAGTAA
- the ATG8B.1 gene encoding ATG8/AUT7/APG8/PAZ2, putative (TriTrypDB/GeneDB-style sysID: LpmP.19.0790~partially sequenced multicopy gene), protein MSAYQSSNTAEARRAECARLQAKYPGHVAMVVEAAKSSKAHLLALPRDATVAELEAAVRQALGISAAKVTLAVEGCTPAATAAVGDVADACKHADGFLYVSVRGEQAMG, encoded by the coding sequence ATGTCCGCCTACcagagcagcaacaccgccgaggcacgccgcgccgagtgcgcgcgcctgcagGCCAAGTACCCCGGCCACGTCGCCATGGTCGTCGAGGCCGCCAAGTCGAGCaaggcgcacctcctcgccctcccgcgcgacgccaccgtcgccgagCTCGAGGCGGCCGTGCGCCAGGCGCTGGGCATCAGCGCCGCGAAGGTGACGCTCGCCGTGGAGGGCTGcacgccggccgccaccgccgccgtcggtgACGTCGCCGACGCCTGCAAGCACGCCGACGGCTTCCTCTACGTGAGCGTGCGCGGCGAGCAGGCTATGGGC